One window of the Triticum dicoccoides isolate Atlit2015 ecotype Zavitan chromosome 3B, WEW_v2.0, whole genome shotgun sequence genome contains the following:
- the LOC119281887 gene encoding uncharacterized protein LOC119281887: MVSLASSPPPNAARSPAPDHHQQHMQDLGATWTWSSKSCRCGNQSLVRVENGVKARRQDDGNVVDGEEKEEEGPGLLSPWYIAFSDAMAIVHNSGSVGAISSGLNAVMSDFYHRIRENIT; encoded by the exons ATGGTCTCCCTTGCCTCTTCTCCACCGCCCAACGCCGCCAGATCCCCCGCCCCTGATCACCATCAG CAACACATGCAGGATCTAGGAGCTACTTGGACTTGGAGCAGCAAGTCATGCCGATGTGGGAATCAAAG TCTTGTTCGTGTGGAGAATGGAGTCAAGGCCCGTAGACAAGATGATGGCAATGTGGTTGATGGAGAAGAAAAGGAGGAAGAGGGCCCTGGCTTACTTTCCCCATGGTATATTGCTTTTAGTGATGCGATGGCGATTGTGCATAACTCGGGTTCTGTCGGCGCAATCTCCTCTGGCCTCAATGCCGTTATGTCTGATTTTTACCATCGCATACGTGAAAACATCACATAA